In a genomic window of uncultured Flavobacterium sp.:
- a CDS encoding glycosyltransferase family 2 protein, which yields MQLSVIILNYNVRYFLEQCVLSVQEAISTLDAEIIVIDNNSSDESCLMMKNKFPNVKLIENASNFGFPKGNNIGVSQASGKYVCILNPDTVVAEDAFVKILAFAERQTDLGIIGCKLIDGTGEFLPESKRGIPTPWIAFTKIFGLYKIFPKSKLFNQYYAQHLGENETGKVDILVGAFMFLKRNLYQELEGFDEDCFMYADDIDLSYRVLQKQKVNLYFHETTVLHYKGESTVKDEKYMKRFQEAMNFFYQKHFKKSWFFEFFIQIGIWFFSFVKMFQGKVKSKPLPESVVFYSSNKILSEKLPSILKNKVFFLDLKKEKMVNSCLLFKGKRGEIILDNHYVSFKKCIKMIETLKDKNITFKIFPKNTNFIIGSNSRNDRGQIIKIE from the coding sequence ATGCAATTATCGGTAATTATTCTTAATTATAATGTGCGTTACTTCTTGGAGCAATGTGTTTTAAGTGTTCAGGAAGCGATTTCGACACTTGATGCTGAAATTATTGTTATTGATAATAATTCGTCAGACGAGAGTTGTTTGATGATGAAAAATAAGTTTCCGAACGTAAAATTAATTGAAAACGCCTCTAATTTTGGTTTTCCAAAAGGAAATAATATTGGAGTTTCTCAAGCGAGCGGAAAATACGTTTGCATTCTAAATCCCGATACAGTTGTTGCTGAAGATGCTTTTGTCAAGATTTTGGCTTTCGCCGAAAGGCAAACAGATTTGGGAATTATAGGTTGTAAATTAATTGACGGAACAGGAGAATTTCTGCCCGAAAGCAAACGCGGAATTCCAACGCCGTGGATTGCTTTTACAAAGATTTTTGGCTTATATAAGATCTTTCCAAAAAGTAAACTTTTCAATCAATATTATGCGCAACATTTAGGCGAAAATGAAACCGGAAAAGTCGATATTTTAGTTGGAGCTTTTATGTTTTTGAAACGCAATTTATATCAGGAATTAGAAGGTTTTGATGAAGATTGTTTTATGTATGCTGATGATATTGATTTGTCGTATCGTGTTTTACAAAAACAAAAGGTGAATCTCTATTTTCATGAAACTACAGTTTTACATTATAAAGGAGAAAGTACGGTAAAAGACGAAAAGTATATGAAACGTTTTCAGGAAGCGATGAATTTCTTTTATCAAAAGCATTTTAAGAAATCGTGGTTTTTTGAGTTTTTTATTCAAATTGGTATTTGGTTTTTCTCTTTTGTAAAAATGTTTCAGGGAAAAGTTAAGTCAAAACCTTTGCCTGAAAGTGTCGTTTTTTATTCTTCAAATAAAATTTTGTCTGAAAAATTACCTTCTATTTTAAAAAATAAAGTGTTCTTTTTGGATTTAAAAAAAGAAAAAATGGTAAATTCGTGCCTACTTTTTAAGGGTAAAAGAGGAGAGATTATTTTGGATAATCACTATGTTTCATTCAAAAAATGTATCAAAATGATAGAAACTCTTAAAGATAAGAACATTACTTTTAAGATTTTCCCCAAAAACACCAATTTTATTATTGGAAGCAATTCCCGAAATGACAGAGGCCAAATTATAAAAATTGAGTAA